Proteins from a single region of Streptomyces griseiscabiei:
- a CDS encoding NUDIX domain-containing protein → MQWAKQSEQTVYSNRWFSVNLADVALPDGRHLDHFLIRLRPVAVATVVNEANEVLLLWRHRFITDSWGWELAAGVVEDGEPVVEAAARELEEETGWRPGPLHHLMSVEPSNGLTDARHHIYWADEGAYVGHPVDDFESDRREWVPLKLVPDMVARGEVPAANMAAALLLLHHLRLDRP, encoded by the coding sequence ATGCAATGGGCGAAACAGAGCGAACAAACTGTGTACTCGAACCGCTGGTTCAGCGTCAATCTCGCGGATGTCGCATTGCCGGACGGGCGGCACCTCGACCACTTCCTGATCCGGCTGCGGCCTGTGGCCGTGGCCACCGTGGTCAATGAGGCCAACGAGGTGCTGCTGCTGTGGCGGCACCGCTTCATCACCGACAGCTGGGGGTGGGAACTCGCGGCGGGTGTCGTCGAGGACGGCGAACCCGTCGTGGAGGCCGCCGCCCGCGAACTGGAGGAGGAGACCGGATGGCGGCCGGGACCCCTGCACCACCTGATGAGCGTCGAGCCCTCCAACGGGCTCACCGACGCCCGGCACCACATCTACTGGGCCGACGAGGGCGCGTATGTCGGTCACCCGGTGGACGACTTCGAGTCGGACCGCAGGGAATGGGTTCCCCTCAAGCTCGTCCCCGACATGGTCGCCCGCGGCGAGGTCCCGGCCGCCAACATGGCGGCCGCCCTGCTCCTGCTGCACCATCTCAGGCTCGACAGGCCCTAG
- a CDS encoding transcriptional regulator gives MQPNTLLDAILDEAGISHAGLAAHVNQAGRARGLALRYEHTAVARWLKGQRPRGQVPDLICEVLAGRLRRTVTLDDIGLGVPGELTSPHGAGLSGFVERATALWRSDEQQRPHVLGAPAVTGTPAVMPVWEWENPPEDVDVSRGGRHRVSIADIEMLRAARTHYEQLYRKAGGVATRARIVGFLNSEAAPLLRGSYTDATGRQLHRATGGLVAIAGICAYDSDAHGLAQRYFHQALRLAKASGDRGLGAYVIALLVNQSLFMREHRQAVAFAEAALRTAGKHITPALSSDLYAMQAKAYAHLGDGTSALSCIRRAEQAAERIRRGYEPDETGYVQPGLVNVQVAEALLSLGDLTAAAEHAAAAVGTPAHDRGRVHRLAMLSQIELRQGNADKAAATAVEMAERARGMESMRLRERLRAVREHLVRSGCAGTSEAAELIDGALRVPL, from the coding sequence ATGCAGCCCAACACCCTGCTCGACGCGATCCTCGACGAGGCCGGTATCTCCCACGCCGGTCTGGCCGCGCACGTGAACCAGGCGGGGCGCGCCCGGGGGCTGGCGCTGCGGTACGAGCACACCGCCGTGGCCCGGTGGCTGAAGGGCCAGCGCCCGCGCGGTCAGGTGCCCGACCTGATCTGCGAGGTGCTCGCCGGACGGCTGCGCCGGACCGTCACCCTCGACGACATAGGACTCGGCGTCCCCGGCGAGCTGACCTCCCCGCACGGCGCCGGGCTCTCCGGTTTCGTGGAGCGGGCCACCGCCCTGTGGCGCTCCGACGAACAGCAGCGCCCCCATGTCCTCGGCGCCCCCGCCGTCACCGGGACGCCCGCCGTGATGCCGGTCTGGGAGTGGGAGAACCCGCCCGAGGACGTCGATGTGTCCCGGGGCGGACGGCACCGCGTCAGCATCGCCGACATCGAGATGCTGCGCGCGGCCCGGACCCACTACGAGCAGCTGTACCGCAAGGCCGGGGGAGTCGCCACGCGCGCCCGGATCGTCGGCTTCCTCAACTCCGAGGCCGCGCCGCTGCTGCGGGGCAGCTACACCGACGCCACCGGCCGTCAACTGCACCGGGCCACCGGCGGTTTGGTCGCGATCGCCGGGATCTGCGCCTACGACTCCGACGCCCACGGACTGGCCCAGCGCTACTTCCACCAGGCGCTGCGGCTGGCGAAGGCCAGCGGGGACCGGGGGCTCGGGGCGTACGTCATCGCGCTCCTCGTCAACCAGTCGCTGTTCATGCGGGAGCACCGGCAGGCCGTCGCCTTCGCCGAGGCGGCGCTGCGCACGGCGGGCAAGCACATCACCCCGGCGCTCTCCTCCGACCTCTACGCGATGCAGGCGAAGGCGTACGCGCACCTGGGCGACGGCACGAGCGCGCTCTCCTGCATCCGGCGGGCCGAGCAGGCCGCCGAGCGCATCCGGCGCGGGTACGAACCCGATGAGACCGGCTATGTCCAACCCGGCCTGGTGAACGTACAGGTGGCGGAGGCGCTGCTCAGCCTCGGCGACCTGACGGCCGCGGCGGAGCACGCGGCGGCGGCCGTCGGCACCCCGGCGCACGACCGGGGCCGGGTGCACCGGCTGGCGATGCTCAGCCAGATCGAACTGCGGCAGGGAAACGCGGACAAGGCGGCGGCGACGGCCGTCGAAATGGCCGAACGGGCGCGCGGAATGGAGTCCATGCGCCTGCGCGAAAGACTCCGGGCGGTACGCGAACACCTCGTGCGCAGCGGCTGCGCGGGGACCTCCGAGGCCGCCGAACTCATCGACGGAGCGCTGCGCGTACCGCTCTGA
- a CDS encoding PP2C family protein-serine/threonine phosphatase translates to MIRSRAGAPRRSGRRHVRRALGGVRIVGGAVFLAVGTGLMLHVRQVMLREVRQAREAACAVRGVLLRPPPARVDGLATAAAQLSADRGAHAGGDLYEVISTEHGVRVVMGDVRGHGLAAVGTVAAVLGSFREAVHDEAELAGVLTRLDRALARHHRARAHAEDTEDFVTVLLLEIAPDGALHALNCGHPWPYLLSGGRAELVAPAEPLPPLGAFPLPGDLPVTPCGRLLPGEALFLHTDGVPDARDAERRFFPLESVLAEAVRGRPISPHSVLRAVFTQLLRHTRGRPKDDIAILVLRNDRPLTLRGARNGATGHGRPAADNPPLAPTP, encoded by the coding sequence ATGATTCGAAGCAGGGCCGGGGCTCCTCGGCGTTCCGGCCGACGGCACGTACGGCGGGCGCTGGGCGGGGTCCGGATCGTCGGCGGGGCCGTGTTCCTCGCGGTCGGCACGGGGCTGATGCTGCACGTCAGGCAGGTGATGCTGCGGGAAGTGCGGCAGGCCCGTGAGGCCGCCTGCGCGGTGCGGGGCGTGCTGCTCAGGCCGCCGCCCGCACGGGTCGACGGACTGGCCACCGCCGCCGCGCAGCTCTCCGCCGACCGGGGAGCGCACGCGGGCGGCGACCTCTACGAGGTGATCTCCACCGAACACGGCGTACGGGTGGTGATGGGCGACGTACGGGGGCACGGCCTCGCCGCCGTAGGCACCGTCGCCGCCGTGCTGGGCAGTTTCCGCGAGGCCGTCCACGACGAGGCCGAGCTCGCCGGGGTCCTCACCCGCCTCGACCGCGCCCTCGCCCGGCACCACCGCGCCCGCGCCCACGCCGAGGACACCGAGGACTTCGTCACCGTCCTCCTTCTGGAGATCGCCCCCGACGGCGCCCTCCACGCCCTCAACTGCGGCCATCCCTGGCCCTATCTGCTCAGCGGCGGCCGGGCGGAACTCGTGGCCCCCGCGGAGCCGCTGCCCCCGCTGGGCGCGTTCCCTCTCCCCGGAGACCTGCCGGTCACGCCCTGCGGTCGGCTCCTCCCCGGCGAGGCACTGTTCCTCCACACGGACGGGGTGCCGGACGCGCGGGACGCCGAGCGCCGGTTCTTCCCGCTGGAGAGCGTGCTCGCCGAAGCCGTGCGCGGCCGGCCGATCTCCCCCCACTCCGTACTGCGGGCCGTGTTCACCCAACTCCTTCGCCACACACGGGGACGCCCCAAGGACGACATCGCGATACTGGTGCTGCGCAACGACCGCCCACTCACCCTCAGGGGCGCGAGGAACGGCGCCACCGGCCACGGACGACCCGCGGCCGACAACCCTCCTCTCGCTCCCACCCCCTAG
- the pheT gene encoding phenylalanine--tRNA ligase subunit beta: MRVPLSWLREYVDLPATETGRDVQAKLISAGLEVETVEQLGDGLKGPLVVGQVLTIEELTEFKKPIRFCTVDVSTANGTGEPQEIVCGARNFAVGDKVVVVLPGAELPGGFAISARKTYGKTSHGMICSSDELGMGDDGTKGIIVLPPETEVGKDAIELLELVDEVLDIAVTANRGDCLSIRGVARETAIAYGLPLRDPALLDVPGPNAFGYAVQVSDPLGCDRFTARTVTGLDPETRSPIWLKRRLQKVGMRPISLAVDITNYVMMELGQPLHAYDRSLVQGTIGVRRAEEGEKIVTLDGVTRKLHAEDLVITDERGPIGLAGVMGGADTEIADHDDLEKASSDVVIEAAHFDQVAIARTARRHKLSSEASRRFERGVDPQAAAAAAQRTVDLLVLLAGGTADAGVTEVVAPSAPHTITVPADHPDKVAGVHYGRETVVRRLQEVGCDVYGADELIVTVPSWRPDLTEVNDLAEEVIRLEGYENLPSTLPKPPSGRGLTHRQRLHRRVGRALAGAGYVEAPNYPFIGEQVFDQLGLDADDPARRVVRLTNPLNDEEPALRTSLLPGLLGALRRNDGRGTHDLALFETGLVFLPREEQRIAASPPVDRRPTDEEIASLNAALPEQPRHVAVVVAGAREQAGWWGKGRAADWADTVEAGRAVAREAGAELIVRKGQYGPWHPGRCAELVVVADGVEQVVGHAGELHPRVLKALGLPARTAAMELDLDALERVGDDTPRAPGISTFPVATQDVALVVDAFVPHADVEAALREGAGELLEGIRLFDVYENAEQLGDGRKSLAYALRFRAGDRTLTVDEASAARDAAVALAGERTGAVLRS, encoded by the coding sequence ATGCGGGTCCCGCTTTCCTGGCTGCGGGAGTACGTCGACCTGCCGGCCACCGAGACCGGTCGTGACGTCCAGGCCAAGCTGATCTCGGCCGGTCTGGAGGTCGAGACGGTCGAGCAGCTCGGCGACGGCCTCAAGGGCCCCCTCGTCGTCGGTCAGGTGCTGACCATCGAGGAGCTGACGGAGTTCAAGAAGCCCATCCGCTTCTGCACCGTCGACGTCTCCACGGCCAACGGCACCGGTGAGCCCCAGGAGATCGTCTGCGGCGCCCGCAACTTCGCCGTCGGCGACAAGGTCGTGGTCGTCCTGCCCGGTGCCGAACTGCCCGGCGGCTTCGCCATCTCCGCCCGCAAGACGTACGGCAAGACCTCCCACGGCATGATCTGCTCCAGCGACGAGCTGGGCATGGGCGACGACGGCACCAAGGGCATCATCGTGCTGCCGCCCGAGACCGAGGTCGGCAAGGACGCGATCGAGCTGCTGGAGCTGGTCGACGAGGTCCTCGACATCGCCGTCACCGCCAACCGCGGCGACTGCCTGTCGATCCGTGGCGTCGCCCGCGAGACCGCCATCGCCTACGGTCTGCCGCTGCGCGACCCGGCGCTCCTCGACGTCCCCGGCCCCAACGCGTTCGGGTACGCCGTCCAGGTCTCGGACCCGCTCGGCTGCGACCGCTTCACGGCCCGCACCGTCACCGGGCTCGACCCCGAGACGCGCTCCCCGATCTGGCTGAAGCGCCGGCTGCAGAAGGTCGGCATGCGCCCGATCTCGCTCGCCGTCGACATCACCAACTACGTGATGATGGAGCTGGGCCAGCCGCTGCACGCCTACGACCGCTCCCTCGTCCAGGGCACCATCGGCGTGCGCCGGGCCGAGGAGGGCGAGAAGATCGTCACCCTCGACGGCGTCACGCGGAAGCTGCACGCCGAGGACCTGGTGATCACCGACGAGCGCGGGCCCATCGGCCTCGCCGGGGTCATGGGCGGCGCCGACACGGAGATCGCCGACCATGACGACCTGGAGAAGGCCTCCAGCGACGTCGTCATCGAGGCCGCCCACTTCGACCAGGTCGCCATCGCACGCACGGCCCGCCGCCACAAGCTGTCGTCGGAGGCGTCCCGCCGCTTCGAGCGCGGCGTCGACCCGCAGGCCGCCGCTGCCGCCGCCCAGCGCACCGTCGACCTGCTGGTGCTCCTCGCGGGCGGCACCGCCGACGCGGGCGTCACCGAGGTCGTCGCCCCGTCCGCGCCGCACACCATCACCGTCCCGGCGGACCACCCGGACAAGGTCGCGGGCGTCCACTACGGCCGCGAGACCGTCGTACGCCGCCTCCAGGAGGTCGGCTGCGACGTCTACGGGGCGGACGAGCTGATCGTCACCGTGCCGTCCTGGCGGCCCGACCTCACCGAGGTCAACGACCTCGCGGAGGAGGTCATCCGGCTGGAGGGCTACGAGAACCTGCCCTCCACGCTCCCCAAGCCCCCCTCGGGCCGCGGCCTCACCCACCGGCAGCGGCTGCACCGCCGCGTCGGCCGGGCGCTGGCCGGAGCCGGCTACGTCGAGGCGCCGAACTACCCGTTCATCGGCGAGCAGGTCTTCGACCAGCTCGGCCTGGACGCCGACGACCCGGCCCGCCGTGTCGTCCGGCTCACCAACCCGCTCAACGACGAGGAGCCCGCGCTCCGCACCTCGCTGCTGCCGGGCCTGCTGGGCGCGCTGCGGCGCAACGACGGCCGGGGCACGCACGACCTGGCCCTGTTCGAGACCGGGCTGGTGTTCCTCCCGCGCGAGGAGCAGCGGATCGCCGCGTCGCCGCCGGTCGACCGCCGGCCGACCGACGAGGAGATCGCGTCGCTGAACGCCGCGCTGCCCGAGCAGCCGCGCCACGTCGCCGTCGTCGTCGCCGGGGCCCGTGAGCAGGCCGGCTGGTGGGGCAAGGGGCGCGCCGCCGACTGGGCCGACACCGTCGAGGCCGGTCGCGCGGTCGCCCGCGAGGCCGGTGCCGAACTGATCGTCCGCAAGGGGCAGTACGGCCCCTGGCACCCGGGCCGGTGCGCCGAGCTCGTGGTCGTCGCGGACGGCGTCGAGCAGGTCGTCGGCCACGCCGGTGAGCTGCACCCGCGAGTCCTCAAGGCGCTCGGACTGCCGGCCCGCACCGCCGCGATGGAACTGGACCTGGACGCCCTGGAGCGGGTCGGCGACGACACCCCGCGGGCGCCCGGCATCTCCACGTTCCCCGTCGCCACGCAGGACGTCGCGCTCGTCGTCGACGCGTTCGTGCCGCACGCCGACGTGGAGGCCGCGCTGCGCGAGGGGGCGGGTGAACTGCTGGAGGGCATCCGGCTGTTCGACGTCTACGAGAACGCGGAGCAGCTCGGCGACGGGCGGAAGTCGCTGGCGTACGCGCTCCGCTTCCGGGCCGGGGACCGGACGCTGACCGTGGACGAGGCCTCGGCGGCGCGGGACGCGGCGGTTGCCCTCGCTGGCGAGCGCACCGGGGCGGTTCTGCGGAGTTAG
- the pheS gene encoding phenylalanine--tRNA ligase subunit alpha: MSAPNKSYDPVEVEALKPEEIERMRDEALAAFAAADSLDALQEAKVAHTGGTSPLALANREIGALPPQAKAAAGKLVGQARGAVNKGLAARQSELEAERDARVLVEEAVDVTLPYDRVPAGARHPLTTLSERIEDVFVAMGYEVAEGPQAEAEWFNFDALNIGPDHPARGEADTFFVQGPEGGTESGVVLRTHTSPVQIRSLLSRELPVYVICPGVVYRTDELDATHTPVFRQVELLAVDEGLTMADLKGTMDHMVQALFGEGMKTRLRPNFFPFTEPSAEMDMVCYVCRGESVGNPDRPCRTCSSEGWIELGGCGMVNPKVLTACGVDPEKYSGFAFGFGIERMLMFRHNVEDMRDMVEGDVRFTRPFGMEI; this comes from the coding sequence ATGTCGGCACCGAACAAGTCGTACGACCCTGTAGAGGTCGAGGCCCTGAAACCCGAAGAGATCGAGCGCATGCGGGACGAGGCGCTCGCCGCCTTCGCCGCCGCGGACTCACTCGACGCCCTCCAGGAGGCCAAGGTCGCCCACACCGGCGGCACCTCCCCGCTGGCCCTCGCCAACCGCGAGATCGGCGCCCTGCCCCCGCAGGCGAAGGCCGCCGCAGGCAAGCTCGTCGGCCAGGCCCGGGGCGCGGTCAACAAGGGCCTCGCCGCCCGCCAGAGCGAGCTGGAGGCCGAGCGCGACGCCCGGGTGCTGGTCGAGGAGGCCGTGGACGTCACGCTGCCGTACGACCGCGTACCGGCCGGCGCCCGCCATCCGCTCACCACCCTCTCCGAGCGCATCGAGGACGTCTTCGTGGCCATGGGCTACGAGGTCGCCGAGGGCCCCCAGGCCGAGGCCGAGTGGTTCAACTTCGACGCCCTCAACATCGGCCCGGACCACCCGGCCCGCGGCGAGGCCGACACCTTCTTCGTCCAGGGCCCGGAAGGCGGCACCGAGTCCGGTGTCGTGCTGCGCACCCACACCTCGCCCGTGCAGATCCGCTCCCTGCTCAGCCGCGAGCTGCCGGTGTACGTGATCTGCCCCGGTGTCGTGTACCGCACCGACGAGCTGGACGCCACGCACACCCCGGTCTTCCGCCAGGTCGAGTTGCTCGCCGTCGACGAGGGCCTGACCATGGCCGACCTCAAGGGCACGATGGACCACATGGTCCAGGCGCTGTTCGGGGAGGGCATGAAGACCCGGCTGCGGCCGAACTTCTTCCCGTTCACCGAGCCGTCCGCCGAGATGGACATGGTCTGCTACGTCTGCCGCGGCGAGTCCGTCGGCAACCCCGACCGCCCCTGCCGCACCTGCTCCAGCGAGGGCTGGATCGAGCTGGGCGGCTGCGGCATGGTCAACCCCAAGGTCCTCACCGCCTGCGGGGTCGACCCCGAGAAGTACAGCGGATTCGCCTTCGGGTTCGGCATCGAACGGATGCTGATGTTCCGCCACAACGTCGAAGACATGCGAGACATGGTCGAGGGTGACGTCCGGTTCACCCGGCCGTTCGGGATGGAGATCTGA
- a CDS encoding sensor histidine kinase: MRVGRSSTLGARDVLAPSAARHDDLAELGIDPDDLPDGLVVADENGRVICFNAAAARITATPAADALGRPLEWALPLEDLEGRRWWQLTDPYGGLAIRVGQPERNLLLPGAREILVSARYVRTEPTGPVRRVVVSLRDTEARRRTERSHAELIATVAHELRSPLTSVKGFTATLLAKWERFTDDQKKLMLETVDADANRVTRLIAELLDISRIDSGRLEVRRQPVDIGAAVGRHIQAYVAAGQPADRFLLRIEQPLPALWADPDKIDQVLSNLLENAVRHGEGTVTIDVTPTASPREGEDTGTSVTVSDEGAGIPEESMNRVFTRFWRGSKRGGTGLGLYIVKGIVEAHGGTITVGRAPVGGAEFRFTLPVAAPAYLA, encoded by the coding sequence ATGAGGGTCGGCAGGAGCAGCACACTGGGGGCACGTGACGTGCTCGCCCCGTCCGCGGCCCGGCACGACGATCTCGCCGAGCTGGGCATCGACCCCGACGACCTCCCCGACGGACTGGTCGTGGCCGACGAGAACGGCCGGGTGATCTGCTTCAACGCCGCCGCCGCCCGGATCACCGCCACCCCCGCCGCCGACGCCCTCGGCCGCCCCCTCGAATGGGCCCTCCCGTTAGAGGACCTCGAAGGCCGCCGCTGGTGGCAGCTGACCGACCCGTACGGGGGGCTCGCCATCCGGGTCGGGCAGCCCGAGCGGAACCTGCTGCTGCCCGGGGCGCGCGAGATCCTCGTATCGGCCCGCTACGTCCGGACGGAGCCGACCGGGCCCGTCCGCCGGGTCGTCGTCTCCCTGCGGGACACCGAGGCCCGGCGCCGCACCGAGCGCAGTCACGCCGAGCTGATCGCCACCGTCGCCCATGAGCTGCGGTCGCCGCTGACCTCGGTCAAGGGGTTCACCGCCACCCTGCTCGCCAAGTGGGAGCGGTTCACGGACGACCAGAAGAAGCTGATGCTGGAGACCGTGGACGCCGACGCCAACCGCGTCACCCGGCTCATCGCCGAACTGCTCGACATCTCCCGGATCGACTCCGGGCGGCTCGAAGTGCGCAGGCAGCCCGTCGACATAGGCGCGGCCGTCGGACGGCACATCCAGGCGTACGTCGCCGCCGGGCAGCCCGCCGACCGGTTCCTGCTGCGGATCGAGCAGCCGCTGCCCGCCCTGTGGGCCGACCCGGACAAGATCGACCAGGTGCTCAGCAACCTCCTCGAAAATGCGGTGCGGCACGGCGAGGGAACCGTCACGATTGACGTCACGCCCACGGCGTCCCCCCGCGAGGGCGAGGACACCGGTACATCGGTCACGGTGAGCGACGAGGGCGCCGGCATCCCGGAGGAGTCCATGAACCGCGTCTTCACCCGCTTCTGGCGGGGCAGCAAGCGCGGCGGCACCGGTCTGGGGCTCTACATCGTCAAGGGCATCGTCGAGGCCCACGGCGGCACCATCACGGTCGGACGCGCCCCCGTCGGCGGCGCCGAGTTCCGATTTACGTTGCCCGTGGCGGCACCGGCCTACCTGGCCTGA